Genomic window (Helianthus annuus cultivar XRQ/B chromosome 3, HanXRQr2.0-SUNRISE, whole genome shotgun sequence):
ATTTAGATACCGGCCCAACTCTTTTATTGTTATTTGTTTAGATTGACTAATCAGCCCAACACTCTAATCCTTATAGATATGGCATACGTATTTTATTCTAAATCGAATTCTACTTAGTTTAAAAACCATAACAAACCCTACtccctatctctctctctcaaatttaCATACGGCAGCAGGAGGAACCCCCCCCCCTCTTCGAAGATCCTAGTCTGTCAATCTTGACTTGCAGGTTAGTAGATAcataattattttaaattaatgatGGTGTTTAGGGTATTATATGTTGTGTGATCTTAAACGTGGAAAAGTTTATGTCATGATTCTTGCATGTTAAacaatgattagggttcatgctagCTTCGATTATGTATGATGATACGGACTAGGGTTGTATATGCGTAAATTACGATGTTGATAGGATTAATAAACATAGTCTTGGAAGTGATAATTGCGACTGATGATTGTGTTATGCAAATTGTCAAATTGTTGGATAAGGGATTAGAGTTAATTAGGCTTTGGGATGAGTGTGGGTTGTTTAAAAGTCGTATCCTCCATGTAACAGGGTACATAATTATCCACACACACATGACCCTCGATATTTTCACACATAATGAATTTACACGTTGATTGCATTAGGGGTACAGTAGGTTGCCATGTATTGATTGGACCAAAAACTTCACTTTCTTTCAATGTTATTGGACCAATTAATTTTCAATTGAATATTAATGTAACCAAGGAAATCTTACCATTCACATGTGAATATCTTCTTTTATTAAATTGTCGTTAATTTGTTTGAATCAAGACTGACAACTCAAAACTTTTAATGAATTACGATTGGGCCGAACATGATTAAAAAGGGCGGCCCATGTGTATTCTATTCAAACCGATAGTAGAGCATTAATTGTTGGCAAACATCACCTGAATTAACTTTATTACTTTATGTATGTATTGGGTCGATAAAGTCCTTGCACATGCAAACTGACATCGAATAATCTGTTTATATTTTATGATATTGCATGATTTATAAGTCAAGATGTAGGATAGCAAGCACATCTAAAGCATCCACGTATTACCATCATATTTGTTGGTGGAGATTTAAGTTGGTATATGGGCTTGTTATTAAATTAGATCACCACTTCTATGGAGTCACATAATGTAGGTAGGCCGAAGCCTTAGTGGGCCGTTACATGCTAAGTGACTCCTGGATGATACAGGGTTGATGGACTAACTGTTATGACTTGAATTATATGTGTGTGATACGTGCATCTTGACTGTATAATATGTGAACAAGAAATACATGAATTGATTGTACGTGAAATATATGGATTATGTGCACCTAAGACTAATTGTTGTCGGTAACCATTTTAGGACGTGTTTGATTAACTGATAAACGAGTactttaatcttaccgagcaaacctaaggtgagtttattgcattttctcaagcatgcgtcccggtggtttgggacaactggtaaacatttggaagggaaactttgggtaaacaacttaatcggttttgattattgaacatgggatctaacatcggattgcctggagggcaatggggtaattagttgatagcgctattaggtgggaaacctcacaccgggccgtaaggacggacgtgaactaattatctggatagggctatggttgttagaggcacactcctcggatacatatgggcactctccctagggtatctaacgaaggcaacatagcaaacggtcgttaaggggtacccactccccggatacatatgggcacaatccctagggtatctaacatgagcaacatcgtaacgcaacattaaatcgcattaacatacatatggtaacataacttgttaacaaaaccttgaactcaccagcgtagtctgacacacttgtttacatgcttgtaggtaattattgaaggaacttgggaacttgccgtctgatgctgctggagtggttatggtcatgataaacaattattttgatttggttttgatacatttacacacttatacatttatgcttccgctcagtacttgggttttggtttaacttttcaaacgatacattctttcaattgggtattttagtACATTATAacttatgtttgacatgattggtggctctttgttgaatcgttacacctccattagggacacgccctaggtggtaattgggggtgtgacatctaccATATCCGACTTTCCAGGCTATGCCAATCTGTCCGGGTGGAGCACTAAGGGAGCACTTGCATGTCCTGTATGTGGTTTTGATACTGATTCCAATTGGCTTAGTCACGGTAGAAAGTGGTGTTACATGTGTCATCGAAGGTGGCTTCCATCTGACCATCGTTGGCGTTCAGACACAAGATCCTTTGTTGGACACCATGAATTCAGAGCTGCTCCTGTTTCTTCTTCTGGAGAGGAGATTCTACAACAACTAGACAACACAGAATTTCTTGTCGACAATGATGTTCATGGTCCATGGAAGAAGaaaagtattttttttatgttGCCATATTGGGAGCATTTGTTGTTGCGCCACAATCTTGATGTTATGCACATTGAAAAGAATGTTTGTGACAACATAGTGGGGACTATATTGGGACAAGAAGGAAAGTCAAAAGATAACTATAAAACAAAACTTGACTTACAACAAATGGGTATAAGAAAGGAACTGCATCCAAAGAAGCGGCCTAGAAGTAATATCACTTTCATGCCAAAAGCTTGCTATCAAATGACTCGGGGTGAAAAGACTCAATTTTTAAAAATCCTCAAGTCAATCAAACCTCCCGATGAATTTTCATCTAATATCTCTCGATGTGTACAGTTAAATGAGCGCAAATTAATTGGGATGAAAAGTTATGATTGTCACTTGTTGATGCAAGAATTTTTGCCGATTGCATTACGTGGAACTTTACCGGACCATGTAAGCTCGGTTATAATTGAACTATGCAATTTTTTTAAGATCATTTACTACAAGGATTTATCTGAAGTTGATCTGAATTTTATTGAGTCTAAAGTTGCTCTCACTTTATGCAAACTAGAGAAGATATTTCCTCCATCATTCTTTACTGTAATGGTGCACTTGGTGATCCATTTAACGAGAGAGGTTAGGCTTGGAGGTCCTGTTGCATTTCGGTGGATGTACCCTATTGAAAGGTAAATACCATTTCTATATATCTTATGCATTACTTGTAACTATGACATGAACAGGGACCTTTTGAAACTCAAGTCTTACGTACATAATAGAGCTCATCCGGAAGGATCAGTTGCTGAAGGTTATTTAGCTGAGGAAAGTATAACATTTTGCTCCAGATATCTATCAAAAGTAGAAACCGTCTTCACTAGAGCAGTTAGGAATGATGATGAGGGTCACCAAAATCACATTGAAGAATCCAACAATCATTGCCCGGGTCGTGCCATAGGTCATAAATTGCATTCGGGAGTATCTATTCGCAAAAGAAGGAGATCTTCAAAGTCAGACATTGATGAGAAGTCTCTCACTCAGGCACATCGTTACGTATTGTTCAATGTTGAGTCTGTTACACCTTTTCGAGAGTAATTATCTATCCTTGTTATTCGATACTCTTGCTCTTCATTCATTTATCACAAAAAGATTGCTAATATGAATTTTCTTTTAAGGGATCACAAACGCATAATCAAGGGACAAAATCGCAGATCATTAAGTTATTTTAATTAATAGTATCTTTTATATtaatttactctattattttTATGAAGGGGATATAGAAGTAGATGATGTTGATCAACATGAGATACAGATGGCAGATCATGACTATTCTAATGATGAAGACAGTATTCATGAACAAATACAAGGCCTTGAAAAACAAAAGGCAACAAGTTCTAATGTAAAAGGTAATAGTATAAGTAGGCGTAAGAGGCTACATATCACATCTACCATCTCAACTGAGCGTGTTGAAGACCATGTTGACGACGACCAAGTTGAAGACCACCAAGTTTTTGAAACTCAAGGTCATCAAGCTAGTGAAATACAAGGTAAAAATTGTACACAATTTGTAATGATGTTTTAGACACAAAACAATAGCATATATGTTCAAATTTGTTAATAGACCGTTTTTTGTACCTGTTTGTTTTTTTCGAATTTGTTAGGTGCTCCTAAAAGGGTTCGAGGCTATACAACAAAAGCTGAAATTTGGAAGATGGATAGTACAAAAAGAATAGCTGTCACATTCAACAAGTCTGGAAAGCCTGTTGGGGCTGAAGCTAATGAACTTGCTCAATTCCTTGGGACGCTCGCAAGGATGGCTGATCATGTATCCATAGAATATTCTGACTGGAGGAAAGTTCCAATACAAAAAAAAGAGGACATGTATTCACTCGTTAAGGTATATGTCTTTATCAAGTTTCAAAATGTATTAGTAGATAAGCTAAGATGTATATTCTAATTTACATATAATTTTTGTTTGTAGTCTAAATTTGTTATTCATCACAAATGAAACAAACAAGATTAAAAATTGGATCTTTCAAAGCATCGGAAAAAATGGAGAGAATGGAAAGGTTCTTTAAAGGCATGTGCATATGATCCAAGCCTTACTGTTGATGAAATTGTGGCACAACAAGTTAAAAATGATGACCGAGTGAATCCAACTCAATTTAAAGAACTTGTTACTCGTTGGTTCACTTCGGAATTTCATGTAACAACAATGATGTAATGTTGATTTCTTAATAGATATATATAATTATGGAATTAGATCGAAGAAGTCTTATCATGTATAACTTTACCATTTACTGTAGAGTACATGCGATGTTAAAAGAATGAGCCGCTCAAAGATGAAGGAGCCTCATGTTAGTGGGACAAAGTCGTTTGCTAGACTTGCTCATGAAATGGTATTATtcgagatttttttttatttattaatttttgaaTATTTTGGTTTTTATTTCCCTACTAACCATCAAACGTAAATAATAGGCAACGAAGAATAATGGTATACATCCAACACGAGGAGAAATGTATATAAAAACTCGCACTCGTAAAGATGGAAGCATTGTTGATGATAATGCTACTCAAGTTGTGGTAATGTATTTTAATGTTCTTATATATCATGGGTGTGTTTAATTTTCTTATGATTATCTATTTTGTTATGTGTTTAATTAGGcttcattaaaaaaaattacaaatgaCTCTACAACCACACCCGAGGATCCAACTGATTTTACAAACGATGACTACTCAAAAGTTAAAGGCCCGGAGAAAAGAGGATATGTTCGATTAGTTGGAAGGATGCCAGCCGCAAAAAGTAACACGACATATTCACAAACTAATGATCAGCTAAAGAGTGTTATCCAAACTAATGATCAACTAAAGAGTGTTGTCAATGCTATGGCTATCATTATCCAAGAACATATCCCCAATGCAAATTTATCTTCGGTTCTTAGCAGTATAAACATGCAGGTAATTACATACATGACCATTATTTGTTCTTTTAcgaatatatatttatgtacTAGCATTTGATTGATTTATATGTTTTAGGTCCCTGGTACTGGGTCTTTGGTCCATAACAACTCTTTATCATCTTCAAGAAGTCAATATGATAATGGTAATCACTTTTAACTAGTTACTTTTTTAAAACTATTTCGAATTATTATATGGATATGATTATGTTGTTGTAATATTGGTATGAAATTGATTAGCCAAAGCTTTCCATTTTACAGGGCAAGAAAGTCGTTCGGACAATTGATCTTAAAGTTTTGTTCACATTGCAATTAAGGTAATATGTTGGTTTTTTGTCTAATTGTTAGGTATTCGAGTCAATTATAAACGGTattatatgtttgtttttttggtCTAATTGTTAGGTGTTCAGGccattttttacatgtttttttaatcaagaataatgattttaaataacTTCTAGTTTTTGAATCAATACTAATACTTGTTTACATGGTTGATGATCGCAGGGTAGATATCATGAGAAGCTTTGGAGCTAAGTTTTATGATACTGGAATTTTCACCCGGAAGAACGTTTAGACTTCTTGTTTAAATAATTGGAATTTGGA
Coding sequences:
- the LOC110922267 gene encoding uncharacterized protein LOC110922267 isoform X2 codes for the protein MCHRRWLPSDHRWRSDTRSFVGHHEFRAAPVSSSGEEILQQLDNTEFLVDNDVHGPWKKKSIFFMLPYWEHLLLRHNLDVMHIEKNVCDNIVGTILGQEGKSKDNYKTKLDLQQMGIRKELHPKKRPRSNITFMPKACYQMTRGEKTQFLKILKSIKPPDEFSSNISRCVQLNERKLIGMKSYDCHLLMQEFLPIALRGTLPDHVSSVIIELCNFFKIIYYKDLSEVDLNFIESKVALTLCKLEKIFPPSFFTVMVHLVIHLTREVRLGGPVAFRWMYPIERAHPEGSVAEGYLAEESITFCSRYLSKVETVFTRAVRNDDEGHQNHIEESNNHCPGRAIGHKLHSGVSIRKRRRSSKSDIDEKSLTQAHRYVLFNVESVTPFREGYRSR
- the LOC110922267 gene encoding uncharacterized protein LOC110922267 isoform X3 encodes the protein MRSLSLRHIVTYCSMLSLLHLFERDIEVDDVDQHEIQMADHDYSNDEDSIHEQIQGLEKQKATSSNVKGNSISRRKRLHITSTISTERVEDHVDDDQVEDHQVFETQGHQASEIQGAPKRVRGYTTKAEIWKMDSTKRIAVTFNKSGKPVGAEANELAQFLGTLARMADHVSIEYSDWRKVPIQKKEDMYSLVKSTCDVKRMSRSKMKEPHVSGTKSFARLAHEMATKNNGIHPTRGEMYIKTRTRKDGSIVDDNATQVVASLKKITNDSTTTPEDPTDFTNDDYSKVKGPEKRGYVRLVGRMPAAKSNTTYSQTNDQLKSVIQTNDQLKSVVNAMAIIIQEHIPNANLSSVLSSINMQVPGTGSLVHNNSLSSSRSQYDNGQESRSDN